The DNA segment TTCTGCAATACCCCCAGCCGCCGCAATATGATTATCCTTAATCATCACCGCATCATCCAAACCCATCCGGTGATTCATCGCCCCACCTACAGCCGTCGCGTACTTTTCCAACAGTCTTAGCCCAGGCGTAGTCTTGCGCGTATCCACCAACTGAGCAGGTAAATCCGCTATTTGCTCTACATATATATGTGTGAGCGTAGCAATTCCACTCAAAGCCATAGCCAAATTCAGCGCCACCCGTTCCCCCATCAGCAGCGCATCGAGGGAACCATGAATTTCTGCTATCACCTGTCCAGGCTCACATTTTGCACCATCAGCCACAACAGCCTCAAAACTGACTTTCTCATTTAAAAGCTCAAACACCCTACCTGCAACTGGTAAGCCAGCAATTATTCCTGGTGCTTTAGCCACCCATTTAGCTGTTCCTGGCTTGATATCTTCCGATAATAGGCTATTTGTAGTGCGATCGCCCCGACCAATATCTTCCAGCAACCAGCCACGCAGTAAAGGATCTAGAACTACCCAAGGCGGCAAAACACCAAATTTGCTCACGATT comes from the Nodularia sp. NIES-3585 genome and includes:
- the nadC gene encoding carboxylating nicotinate-nucleotide diphosphorylase is translated as MSKFGVLPPWVVLDPLLRGWLLEDIGRGDRTTNSLLSEDIKPGTAKWVAKAPGIIAGLPVAGRVFELLNEKVSFEAVVADGAKCEPGQVIAEIHGSLDALLMGERVALNLAMALSGIATLTHIYVEQIADLPAQLVDTRKTTPGLRLLEKYATAVGGAMNHRMGLDDAVMIKDNHIAAAGGIAEAITRIRSRIPFPLTIEVETESLEQVKTALEHKADIIMLDNMPVDVMRQAVLLIRQQDGRVKIEASGNVTLETIRAVAETGVDYISSSAPITQSKWLDLSMRIG